gacactttTACAAACACATAGATGATCTAGGCAATTTTGTTCTCAGTATATTTGGGCTTGTTTTCATTGTTTATTGTCCATTGTTAGCCTATTGAGCCTCGAGTTGATTGAGATGCTTGATTTTTCTTTGTGCACCTatctcatatatcattgtttgaTTGAAAATGGCATGTGATTGGTTTGTATGAgttgactaatggattgacggTAATCTAGAACTTGGTTGAGCACTTTTCGAGGAAATACGGATAATGTGTGGCATAtgaatgatttaggcgatctttggaacCGTTGAGCCTACGAGCCTACCaaatgaacatgaaatatccctagtgtcccatttttGAGCTtactaaaaatcaagtggtgtgtgtcaatgacatacaattagcccccacttgtattTATTCTATATCCCACAGCAACTACCAAATGAAGATTATACACTTATTTTCCTACCtgattttgagagaaataaattcattggtgttgtaatgattcaaaCACTccttgaaaaaagaaaaattgaagtGTGCAAAAAGGAGTTGAAAATAGACAGAAAAGAAGGAGAAGAAAAACAATcaaaggaatgaatcaagagtggtgaagaagaaaaaaaaattggaaaatggAGGATATGATTGGGAAGAAAACAATAAAGAGACATTGAATGAAATGACAGTGAAAATGATAAAGATttgattatttctctcaaattttgatttccatacCCTTTATTGTAGTCGTGAGCCGTGGCCTAACATTACAAGCTTACAAaacctattaaccttgtcacatttatccaatatactagtggagaaaagttgttcaagtcaaaCCTATGGATACCTGAAAAACATTGTCAACGAGTATAGACTTTAATCACTTGCGTGCAAGCATCTCATTTTGTGATTCATCTTTGGCATACTTGTGTTGACCATCTTTCGAGCCAAATAATCACCGAaaagtcctatgtgatctgtgaatgcaaatttatattttgatgaaGTGTGAGTTGAACTGAACTAAGGATTTCTTGATTCTGTAAGGCGAATGGGCATTACAACTCTATTCAAGCATTCGATGGGGCAAacgaacattgacatatcacacacacacgtgaCTCTTGGGAAATCGTGAATTACATGAATGGCTTGCAAAACTAATTCCAGATGTTCTCGATGTTCCTCTACATTTCGTGagtaaattaaaatatcatctataaacacaatcacGAACCTGTCTAAGAATGGCTTGAAAATTCtgttcattagatccataaatgcagccggtgcattcgttagtccaaatggcattacaagaaattcataatgcttgtacctggttcggaaggcagtctttgagatatcatctgatttaacttttaattgaTGATAGCCTAAtcgtaaatcaatcttcgaaaagatagcagctccttgtaatttatcaaacaaatcatcaattctggggagtggatatttttttttaatcgtcactttgttcaactcccaataatcaatacacaaacgAAGAGTatcgtctttctttttcacaaacaaaacaagtgcaccccacggtgaaaaGCTCGGTCTAATAAACCATTTATCAAGCAACTCctgtaactgttctttcaattcttcatTTCTGTAGGAGCTATTCGATAAGgatcttttgagatcggatgagttcctgccacaacatcaattacaaattcgATCTCTCTATCTGGGGGTAAGCCTGTTACATCATCAGAAAATACTTCTGgaaattcacaaacaacatctgtatcttttaaTTCACGAACAGGTGGATCACTAGTTAACACAGATGCtaaatatccttgacacccctTTTGTAGTAATTTACAAGCCTTCATACAAGAAATTATCCGAAGAGGTAAGGATATACTTGCACTTGCTACGGTGAATGGTTCAGCTCCTATTGGTGCAAACTTGATCATCTTTATGCCACAATCAATATTAACTCTGTACTTcgagagccaatccattcccaatatgACATCAAAATCGGTTATTTTCAAAACAATCAATTCAGCATACATCTGATGACCTTGGACATATATTGGACATCCTCGCACAATCTGATCTGTCTGTAATTCTTGCCCGGAAGGTAAGGCTATGGCGAGTTGTGTCTCTATTGTACTTGCTGTAATGCCCAGTCTCTTTACAAATGATTCCGAAATAAAGGAATGCGTGGCTCTTGAATCTAGTAAAGCAATAGCAGTGAtaccagaaatcaagaacataccaATAATCATCGATGTATCTACATCCATTTCCTCTTTGGTCATCGAGAGGAAAGGATGTTCTTGTACTTGCTGTAATGCCCAGTTCTTCCTATAGGATGTTCTTGTGATGTTCTTCCTATCTGCATCCACTTcctatatgatgttcttgtgtTGGATAACTAAGTTCATACTTCAATTTGATGAAAGAAAGGATGAAAAAGCTGATGGTAAGTGTTTTCTAGGTTTTTCTCTCGAGTCTTACCCTGGAAGAAACTGATATATTTGTGAAGAGGTGCAGAAAAGTCGAAGCTTATCTCCTTAAATACacagcggcgctcgggcggtaacattttaccgcccgggcgcggaacATTCTGCCCGAAAGATAAAATTTTGGTgcaccggcgctcgggcggttattttctaccgctcgggcgccaaactcTCTGGAAAAATACTGAACTTGCAAAGCACCGGCGCTCGGTCGgtaaaatcttaccgctcgggcgccacctGTTCTGCCTCTGCGCACTACTTCGTCAAAGATCGCTCCGGAAACGTCTCTtccgttcataatctgaaaaaatggtaaactacaaagttgtagccctatgtcttggcttgaatccTCAACTTGTTTtaggtcatttggaggtctgagtaaaaagttatgcccattctcctaACATGTGTCAGTGAGGGAATGACGgtatacacgacacacttcggggcacttttggcttgtcttccacaatgatttggacaaaacccagAACGTGAAAGTTGTAGcgttatatcttatctttctaatggttaAGGCCTCACACAAttcggatcaatattcaaattattatgctaaaacccgtacgAACTACCATATTTACATCTCATTTCCCACAAATTCCATTACACTACCAtcacctacacatcttactataaCTATTTAGtcatatattcattctcaatatacCATGGACCACGTAAAagtcatgttcaatctcaatattgatacctcaacCAATATGTAAAacataatgagctaaataactatcTATAATGACATAAACGTATTActaatcatttgtacgagtaaccgggcatttcAAAAACCATAACTCCCATGCTCGAGCCCTCACGCACGCACACGGCCTTCACGACTCCAGCATCTCTTCCATCCAACCAGTCCTTCACTGACCCATATTAGGCCTACCCCGGGACCATAAGACCCCGCCTAGACCCTAGCCATGAGCCATGGTCCGGCCTACAACCAAAGCCGACACCACAAAAGCCGCGACCACCCTTATGCGGGCGATGATGCCTTCTTTGACTCCTACTGCACCAGCGGCCTTTCGGCCCATCCTGAACCATCTAATGACACCTAAACACATCCTTTAACATGACCATATGTAGCAGCAAACCATAAGATCGTTCCAGCGAAGACGACGATaaaaaaactcaagaaaacgaAGGAGTTCATGCATATTATATATCGAAACGAGTTTTAATAACTTTATAGTATAAATATAATCAAAGCGATGTGTTTTCATGCATAATTTGTATCAAACTACAGTATATAACATGATCGATGAGTAAAAGAAATGTAAAAACGCGAGAAATATCGAAAAATGAGCACAGGGTAGGACGGAGGCCGAACAAAGATGGTTTGCTGCATTTTATGGCTTGAAAAGAGACTAAATTTATCAAGGAATATTGTGTGATAATTGCCCTATGTTGCTGCTATGAGAAAATCGAAAAACCCAAGCCCTAGCCTTGAAGGAGTTCTCGGCCAAGTGTGTGTAGTGTGTTTTAgcgtgtgtatgtgtgtgtgttgtgtgtgtagCGTGGGTTTTGAATGAAGTGCGGGTGGGACTCTTACctcttatttaaataaaataatagctAGGTAATTAGGTTAATTAATcaagtttttaaattattagtTAAGTCCTCCgacttttaaaattttccaaattatgagTTCTACAAACTTTAAATTCTacgcataattaaatattacttaattttattaattaagtcataaaaaattattaaaatattgtatttcgAGTGGAAGTATTTAAATATCTTATTTTCGAAACTTGCTAATTAAGATGTTAACGTCTctatttcactcgataaattaaatttagctCTTGAttgctaaaattcataaatcttttaaatccctctttcttgacttaaaataaaaaatatataacctTCAATTTTAACACCTCAAACGTCTCTGATCTCCTTTCCCGGTTCGGTATCAAATATTCGTctgaaaaatttaaacttaagaaaacattttaaattgcataaataaatataattacctttaaaataatttaacacataGCATGcatttactatattattaattaaataaatatattaacaaTTATACACGGGGAttacgtgtattgatttttGGGCACTACTTCACAACTCATATTATTTGAGATAATGTTTGTTCCTTATACAGGCTTATCCTTGTTAGCCCCCTTATATGTATCAACCCCTTGATCCGAAAAAAAcatcagaactcatttctgattgtacTCATTGAATCATGGTTTGCACTCattgaatcatggtaagagtctctagtagcatcgtctcaCGATTCCCAAGGTATCAGTGATAGTATCTGCAAGAACCAATAGTTTATGTTTAGCATACAATACGGTCCATCtgactcatatatctcgatcgaatttGCAATCATTGGTTTATCAATgcttgcatatgaattcgataacaatgTTATGCATATTTAAGTAATCATAGTGACATCATATGTGGAATTAGGGAACTATTTTACCTTGTAACATATTCTTACTTTGACAATAGATTCTCGGCAATTTTAACTCACCAGATCATATATGATATGCACACTCGTAGGTGAGCATTGAATCTCAAACTACAATGCATCGGCTCCTACGTATGTCGAAACTACATCTAACATCGCCACTCGATGACCCTCACAGAgtcagtaaacaagtcaaagtgtggCACTAGTACGTAGAATTTCTATGTTATCCCGGGTCGAACtgatgatgtacaaccataactacTTACTTATCCACACTCCATAAATGATAACCGCTTCAAAAATTCAGTGGAGAGTTGCTCAGTTACTCGTCATATGAGCGCTCATCATGTATGATGGGACATGTCCCTACAAAtaaaacatgacataacatatcaaatttcaatctcaAGCTGGAACAacatttatctttattttaagtGACTGAATCGActaaaaacgagtttaaaatatACAGTAACTTtaaatgagtttcatgatcgaCATAACTTGTACGACCTCATTGTACCATAGTATATTCAAAGTTTTCATCTATACCATTTGCATgtgtataaaaataaaacaaatgtcATAATATATTAGAacgtaaaatattataaaataaaaaaatcattatatAAGAGACAATAAAGTTCAAAAcacaaattaatttattgaacaCTTCTTCTAATATTTTGATCTTTAGTATTACAAATAGACAAAAACTACCTCTAATCTTACTTTCTAATTCCACAATAAAAAATGTACATTTCTAGTCATATTGACAATATAACAATTTATATAAACTTTTTACGATTAAATTAActattttctatatatttcatataaaattcaaatctttctcataaaatatatttgtatttGATTCGTAAAATAACCCATTATATGTTCAATTAGTCGAAATCTCGTATATTCAAATTACACATGATCCCGTCTAAACTTCTGAAATCTTTGCTTCAAAGAAAAAGGTTCAAACGGTGAATGTCCACGAGGGAAAGCAAAACTGTAACCAATCGAAACAGATAAAAATTATTGTACGAGAGAGTTAATCCAAAGAGCTGATTCTACCATAAGCCAATGAATTTCCACCATGCTCCGCCCACGCCGAGCCATATAACAAGATTCACAACGGAGATCAAGAATCCATAGCCCCACCATTTCGAGAGTGGCACATAGCCAGCTCCATAGAAGACGGGTGCTGATCCAATCCCGTAATGAGTAATGCCACCCATAAGATTTGAGAGGACAGAAAGGACAATGGCACCAAGATATGGCGGAGTACCCAATGCAGTTGCTACTGATAGAAATGCGGTAAACATAGCCCCAATGTGCGCAGCCCCGCTTGCAAAGAAATAGTGAGAATAGAAGTATAGGAGAATGAGAATACCGAAAGATAGCTGCCATGAAAGGCCCAGGCCGCCAACAAACTGTAAATGAAGGAAAAAAATAGAGAAGATACATCTTAGAAACAAATGAATAATATAAAGTATAGGGCAAGAAGAAAAATAAATCTTAAACTAGGAGTTACATTAGGCCACTCATAAGAAAAGACAGAAAAAAAATCATAGCTTGTGTTAAcagtaaaattaaaaaaatttaaactttacAAAAGCTCCATGCAAGGTTTTAAAATTGTGCTATACAGGTGGCCAAGTGGAATAGAAGGGCGATTGTTGCTCCCCATCTCTAATGTAAGATGTGGTGAAAAGTGAACAAACCTTAACTACGGTTTGGCTGAACCAGGAAATGAGTCCATATTTGTTTAGATATCCAGCCATTGCTATAAGTGCAGCAAACCACGTAAGGGTGTCCCAAGCAACTGATTCGGCCAGACACTCATTCCATGTGACGACTCCGGTTATGAGGAGGACGGATAGTCCAAGAATTGCTGCAGTAACGGCATCTACATTCAGCTTGCTTCCAAAGACCCATAGTCCTACCTGATACATGGAAAATACGTAGTCATCAATTTGAATAAAATCAGGTAAATGAACGTCAGCAGTAATGttgagaattttatttttgaattgaaAAATGCCATCAAGATATAAATTTGTCCACATAATACTATCCACCGAAAAATGTGGAGGTATCGTCAAAGTCTGAAATCTGTAATGAGATGTGGCTTCGGAGGGAACCACATCCTGTTTCCTAAATTTTTGAGGCAATGTTGCTAATACAGACTCTGATATAGTTGTGAACAGATTAAGGTGAGGGTAGGATAGCCGCGAAATGCAAGTGAATCGATGGATCAAGAAATGAGTAAATCAGACAATGAAATATCTTGATCTTAAGTAGCAGAAACTAAAATGGCTTCTAAAGTTAGAAATGAGTTTTTACTTTCCAAATGCCAAATATTATCACGCGATTTTGAACAACAAGTATTGACCTTTACGTTCTCCAATCATTTTATCATTCTTCTGTATGCAGATATGGATTTGAGCCATttaaatgcaatcatataatttattttagtaAAAGTCAACCACAAAGGCACCACAACAATGCCTGCTTGAAAATTACGGGTGAAGTTCATTGCATAgagtaaatataataaatttgttGAAAAGATCAGGATAAGAGTACACGATTAAAGAAATGAAACATCAAATTTAACAGTGCCCCATAGCCATGGATAAAAGACAAACAATTCAAACAAGGGCCACATTTTGGATACTGTAAACAGAAAACAGCTTCGCATAAACAAGATTTACTCAGAAAAACTATAAAAACtattaaatgaattttgtgGCATCTAATGTGAGGGATCATAGAGGAAAGGAAAGTTTGAGAAAAAAACATGTTATATACACGCTTATCTACTGAATGAAATTAATGATTAATTCAGTAACTTAAGAACATGGTAAGGAGTAAGCACAAGCACTATTCAAAAGATACAAGTCTTTCAGAGCTTTTACACCAAAAATTGAATCTTACCATATTTACTTTCCATCATGCAATAAACTCTAATGTTAAGAACAGACAATTGGTGAAAGCATATAAAGTTTCTCACGTTATCAAATATAATATGAAATTAGCTGAAAATATGCTAATGAAATCTTGGGTATTTTAATTTCCACATATTACTCTAACTCCCATTCAAAGAGCCAAAACCTTTGTAATTCTTGAATGACACTAAATAACACTCCCTAACAATTTACACATCCAATCAACAAAAGAGAGGTAAAACTTTCGCAGCCCAAATTCTAAATAACTAACCATGTAGACATAGTATTAGCAGCATAAATGAAACAAAAAGTAACtaaatgaaaaatttataatCCAAGTTAGATTCTTAAGTTGCAATACCGTGAGTAGCAATGTTCCAGCCATGATTATCTCATTCTTAGTCATAGGCCCCATCTTCTCCAACCTCTCTTTAGCAAGCTTAGGCGCGTCAGGGCTACTCTTCACTGTAGGTGGATAGATCAAATACAAAACCATTGGCACCACAATCAACGAAACCAGTCCGGGCACTATAGCGGCTTTAGCCCAATCCATCCAACCAATGGACATATTAATAGTACTTGATGTCAAGTTAGCAGCCAAAGGATTTGCGGCCATTGCTGTCAGAAACATAGATGACGAAATCACAGAAGTTTGGAAACATGTAAGCATTAGCCAAGATCCTAACTTGTTCTCAGTCCCATCACCAACATTACTACCACAAGCAACGCAAAGGGATTTCACCAAAGGCAAAAATATGCCACCGGCTCGAGCAGAGACCGAGGGAATAGCCGGGGCTAAAAGGGCTTCACTAAAAACTAAACTATAACCTAATCCTAAAGAAGAACTCCCAAACAAAGACACGAATTGGTAAGCAATCCTGTTGCCCAGTCCAGTCTTGATAAACCCGCGTGCAAAAAAGAAAGCCAATGCAATCAGCCAGGGAATGGGATCTCCGAAGGCTGAAAATGCAGCGGCAAAGGTAAGAGTTTTCGTCAGAACAGAAGCGCCGAGGCCCATTAAAGCTACGGCTCCCAAAGGCAGTGGCTGCGTTATGATACCAACTATAGTTGCCAAGAAAATGGAAAGCAATTGCCACGCGATTCTTGAAACCCCAGAAGGCGGCGGAAGGAACCAGATAATAACACCCGTAGCTATGGAAGCTATGAGTGGTTTAATGGCTGCACCCTGCCACGGTTGGGGAGCCGGCACTACCGGCACCGCGGAAGTGGAAGCGGACGGAGTTGAAACAATCGgatcacgtttgattaggaatCTGGGATTTTTCTTAGCGAACTGGACGCGATCTTTCTGTCGAGGAAAACCACTAAGCGGGTTGCTCTTGGAATTGTCAGTGGAATTGGCGACAATTGATTTAAATCTAGTGGAGGGATAGACGGCTTTGGATTTTTGGCATTTAGGGGAGGAGAGTGGGCGAAAGCAGAGGCTTAAGGATGTGGTGAGGGCCAAAGACGCCATCCTTTCACGGCGTTTAGCGGCGGCCTGGTGCTGGAGGTTGGAACTTCTTGCCTCCCTGCGTGTTCGTGATCAATTCTATGTTGGGGATAGGGGTGTGGGGTGGGGGTGTAAATGTGCAACAGAAGTGTTTTGAGCGTAAATCTGAACCGTCGGAATTGGATCGAACGGTGGGGAAACGGAATCGAAGTGGCCGGGTGGCAGTTGAACTAGTTTGTGCTCGAGAACTCCGCAAATAATTTGGACTACGCAATTTGTGGGGAAATTAAGAGAACTAACAAGATTTTGGTTTATTATTTTGtaagaaaaaatttatgtaGAGATGgtatcacgggtcgtattttgtgagacgggtcttttatttgggtcatccatgaaaaattattactttttatactaagagtattactttttatactaagagtattactttttattttgagacggtctcacgtatTTTTATCTGCGAGACAGggcaaccctaccgatattcatgtgagacggtctcacgtatTTTTATCTACGAGACAGggcaaccctaccgatatttacaataaaaagtaatacgcttagtataaaaagtaatatttttttcatggatgactcaaataagatatccgtcttacaaaatacgactttTGAGACCGtatcatacaagtttttgcctattaATTTTCATTGTTATAAAACTAATATATGCGATAAAAATATACGActaattgtaaaaaaaattattttttaaattgtttaatttttcGTGAGTGATACAATGCtctcatgatagtgaaatggccacaagcaatatcgcataaatctcaaaaatgaatattttatatttttatgcacgtaatataattaaatggcataatgaaatatcctgtattattttaccacatggattggatcgttctcaggctcgctgcgacctaaatttatcatgaaaaatatggaaatgattttcttgaccaaactttgtaattgaatccagacaattacgcccaacgacttcgtatttaatcatgactccgtgccaacccgaaccaacaccgaaccatcatttagtcatgattaaaatacacttaaaatgatgaaataatgctccaaaaatgatgcaagtcgaaattttggtgaatggaggccaaaacatgaaacgctctttcgagagtcaatttgacacatcgcaccgtaaattctcgtacgacctctaaaatgatcctaATCACGAACgtccaaaaacatgaccttcctaactcgatgaggcactgtccagtccaaggccataggctaaaatccaaccaagaacccgaacaagccactgaaccgcagcagcaagttgctgtccaaaaaatacagcagctgtgctttggtttccttgagtcgtttgcgaggctaatggccattgaggcttgaaccaccgaccagaacctcttaccaataccctaaggaatgatttgaaccatgggtaagggccctaggccagccacaatttgaACCACGCCATGCAACCAACCGaaaagtcccacccgagagcacccttgcgtgcgtgtggtgttttgcttcgcttgttgtctcgtgtcgttccagtggctatTTGATTGACCATAGCACGATCTAGATATCAAGGGGTAGggtgtgaaccgtggctaagggccagaggccaaccaagatccacaccactccCTAAAATCGAACAACACATGAAATAAGGGGAAGGGCCGAAAatctgttcttgtttctttttgatttgaaaaccgattcaccatggaccaagcctcaaaagggcgacttgatcacgtcttagacatgatagggaagtgttctaaccatgtCTATAGGCccatagggcagccaagatcagaaactccCTCCCTTGGCAGCAACTATACAAATCGAGACTCAAAGGGACACATttggggtgttgctgtcacatgcgTGTTTCCAGCGTGTATGGGACTGaacgaatggaccaacatggtcttaacatgtcctagtatatgtctagatgcagctttgggagcctggacacgagccatccacctgaaacaccaAAACAAGTGAACCGTGAAGCATAAAAGGAGAACAAAAATTCtgcacttcatttttttttgaaaaagtggtcatgtatttcggttttggttgaaagatcatgatcatgtagtgtttaaaaatcataatacgacttgattgaagagcaaataagaacatatacatgcctggtttcgttttgaaaagaaaacgaacgaaacgcaacgacgcggcgcaGAGGAGACGGAGCGTTTTGCTACCTTGTTTCTTTCTCGGTTTTCTCTCCTATTTCTTGCTATGATGCTCACGTTTTTTACACTGAATAGCTCTCAAAATTTCGGTGATGGGGGAgaggaatgatggttaggagagtgaggggaaggggttgcaatataagggggatggcaagaccaagtctacctctttttgaaatttgaatttgtttgatatcaaatgattgttggagggatCATATGACAGAATCCTACATGCTAAACAAGGCTAGGATGttgatctaatattaattaattaagggtgattAATAAATGAAAAGATTATCATGCTAAGGGATGACAAGGAAAAGGCCAAAGGTGAGTTGACAAAGAATTGATTAATCATCTAAGGGGGgcgaaaatttgaaataaaaatgaaggaaaatattgtttagttagtgaattttaaaccttaagagccttaaatatcatttaaataatttaaggaattaataccttaattatggaacctaattgaacttatttcctacttacctcaagttactaaaataattccttaaacctccttttaacttaaatcaacttattagctagctaaaataaactctgggaatgatttcttaatcttaaattctatcacaaaactccaactccagtccggcctcactgaattaactgaaaagatacaaattaaactactgcataaaataactaaatttaaaggaaagaataaatactcatgcaataataataaaaatcattttaatttaaaatactagaattatgcatggcttatacgtagtctgatttacgggttctacagtttgGGCTCCAAGGGGTACCAGAAGTTTTTAGAAGGGAGAAGACGCTAATAGGTTGTGTCTCGGTGAATTACACGCATACGCTCGGCTCGGTTCGGCCGGTGCGGTGCGGTCTTTGACCATTATTAAtctttttggatcaaatttattTGGAGAATAAATTTTTTCATTCACTCGAGCCACAAGTGGATGCACTTGGAAAGAGCTACGCGAGCGGGTGCACCACATCTCGCGCGGATGCGCGCCTGTTGTTGACTTTCGGAGCCATCGACCAGAACAGGGTGCGCGGCTCACGCGGCCGCCCGCACCCTGCTGTGAGCGAACATAGAATAAGGTGCACAGCCGCGCGTGCAAATAGAACGCGCGCTGCTCTGTTTCTGAAAACATGCGTGTTCCTTGGCAATCTTAGCATCTATTCTTTGCTGCTTTTCCACCAAACAATGTGTTCTTTGACTAGAATTGTGACTCTTCAACAAATCCGGTCTGGAAAGACGTGTTTCTTCTACGCATCAGATGATCATTTATAAATAGTTCTCTCATCCATCATTCAAGGGTTCGAAATTTTCATGTCATCTAGTTGCGTTTTATTCTCTTCCATACTTGAAAGTTCCTGCATAGTTTTGTTTGTTGATTTAGAGAATTTGAAGTGCTGCGAACTCTCGAATTGAAGTCGTTGTATCTTAAGAAGTTCGTGGTTGGAAAATTCCTAGACTTCAAAATGGTGGACACAAAATCTGTAATAAGCCAGGTAcaagaaattcaaattattattcATGACTTATTGGCAGAGGGGATGGATATCAATGAACCATTCCAAGTGGCGGCTATAATTGAGAAATTGCCACCCATGTGGAAAGATTTCAAGAACTACCTTAAGCACAAGCGCAAGGAGTTGAAACTTGAAGATCTGATTGTGAGGCTTCGCACTGAGGAAGATAGCCGAACTTCTGAAGCCAGAACC
This window of the Primulina tabacum isolate GXHZ01 chromosome 4, ASM2559414v2, whole genome shotgun sequence genome carries:
- the LOC142541853 gene encoding uncharacterized protein LOC142541853; the encoded protein is MDVDTSMIIGMFLISGITAIALLDSRATHSFISESFVKRLGITASTIETQLAIALPSGQELQTDQIVRGCPIYVQGHQMYAELIVLKITDFDVILGMDWLSKYRVNIDCGIKMIKFAPIGAEPFTVASASISLPLRIISCMKACKLLQKGCQGYLASVLTSDPPVRELKDTDVVCEFPEVFSDDVTGLPPDREIEFVIDVVAGTHPISKDPYRIAPTEMKN
- the LOC142543124 gene encoding dicarboxylate transporter 1, chloroplastic-like, whose product is MASLALTTSLSLCFRPLSSPKCQKSKAVYPSTRFKSIVANSTDNSKSNPLSGFPRQKDRVQFAKKNPRFLIKRDPIVSTPSASTSAVPVVPAPQPWQGAAIKPLIASIATGVIIWFLPPPSGVSRIAWQLLSIFLATIVGIITQPLPLGAVALMGLGASVLTKTLTFAAAFSAFGDPIPWLIALAFFFARGFIKTGLGNRIAYQFVSLFGSSSLGLGYSLVFSEALLAPAIPSVSARAGGIFLPLVKSLCVACGSNVGDGTENKLGSWLMLTCFQTSVISSSMFLTAMAANPLAANLTSSTINMSIGWMDWAKAAIVPGLVSLIVVPMVLYLIYPPTVKSSPDAPKLAKERLEKMGPMTKNEIIMAGTLLLTVGLWVFGSKLNVDAVTAAILGLSVLLITGVVTWNECLAESVAWDTLTWFAALIAMAGYLNKYGLISWFSQTVVKFVGGLGLSWQLSFGILILLYFYSHYFFASGAAHIGAMFTAFLSVATALGTPPYLGAIVLSVLSNLMGGITHYGIGSAPVFYGAGYVPLSKWWGYGFLISVVNLVIWLGVGGAWWKFIGLW